Proteins from one Candidatus Methylomirabilota bacterium genomic window:
- the rpsG gene encoding 30S ribosomal protein S7, whose protein sequence is MPRRAIIQRREVLPDPKYGSRLVAKFINAMMERGKRSLAERIMYQSLDLMGDRAKQDPLKLFKQAVDNVKPALEVKSRRVGGSTYQVPVEVRPERRTSLSMRWIVGFARKRPEKTMQDRLAAELLDAANNRGASVKKREDTHRMAEANKAFAHYRW, encoded by the coding sequence ATGCCACGACGGGCGATCATTCAGCGGCGCGAGGTCCTCCCCGACCCCAAGTACGGGAGCCGCCTCGTCGCCAAGTTCATCAACGCGATGATGGAGCGGGGCAAGCGGAGCCTGGCGGAACGGATCATGTACCAGTCGCTCGACTTGATGGGCGATCGCGCCAAGCAGGATCCGCTCAAGCTCTTCAAACAGGCCGTCGACAACGTCAAGCCGGCCCTCGAGGTCAAGTCCCGGCGTGTCGGGGGCTCGACCTACCAGGTGCCGGTGGAGGTCCGACCCGAGCGGCGGACCTCGCTGTCGATGCGCTGGATCGTGGGGTTCGCCCGCAAGCGTCCCGAGAAGACGATGCAGGACCGCTTGGCGGCCGAGCTCCTCGACGCGGCCAACAACCGGGGGGCGTCCGTCAAGAAGCGCGAGGATACCCACCGAATGGCCGAAGCCAACAAGGCGTTCGCCCACTACCGCTGGTAA